The proteins below are encoded in one region of Aquisphaera giovannonii:
- a CDS encoding NHLP family bacteriocin export ABC transporter peptidase/permease/ATPase subunit, producing MASSRRKRYRPVRTPVVLQMEAVECGAAALGIILEYHGLYVPLDVLRSVCGVSRDGSNAYHIKEAARHYGMDVDAFRKSAAGIDTRQPPFMVLWQWNHFLVVEGFARGWVYLNDPACGRRRVSREEFARYYSGIAFTFRPGEDFRPGGRRPSTLPSLAGRLAGSKAALLFVILAGLALVIPSLAAAGYQRIFVDEILIQGRRDWLGPLLLAMGATAAARLAAVTLQQVYLTRLEVRLALTEAVRFLRHVLRLPIDFFQRRYAGDIVGRVVSTATVARLISGELATTAVGFLSLALYVAAMLPQDPVLTAVGVGIGGLNLVALRWFSRRRIDQNRVIEQVRGRLAGGIMWAVQVIESVKATGAESDLLVRWTGEQARVLTAEQELGRFDAVFVAIPSLLAALTTVAVLGLGGRRVAAGVLPIGALVAFQTLLASFHQPFRDIARLGSQVQELRADLDRIEDVRHHDADPLLERREEAAAGGPAASRLPEGVSTARPASPRLSGRLELRDVTFSYFRTAEEPLIRGFSMVVEPGQRVALVGSSGSGKTTIARLVAGLYRPQGGEVLHDGRPIAEIPRQVFVNSVAMVDERIAMFQGTVRENLTLWDDEVASGRLIQAGLGAAIHLDLLQRRGGYDAAVAEGARNFSGGQRQRLEIARALVRDPSLLILDEATSALDPKTELIVDDQLRRRGCTCLIIAHRLSTIRDCDEIIVLSGGRVLQRGTHDSLIEDADGEYARLLAGQGLPAARPGRVAMHRRAPGRAGAKGIAPRAAAPAGVPAGPLAPSPPATAAGEGPRFLIDELRATGRAETAAANRPLPLDDPESVWWVSSGQVDVFFTVPGPDGGPGRRRHLCRVDEGGSIFAISGVRGRLGGRLIAVGAGDADLIQFHRGDLIRLSFEESLAEQVAILLDDWIFRVGRALGAGGQVLGRHDLAAGVPAELGGGDRYGIRGGVAWIRHLDGHSRFLGQDPLPVTEHRARFPISEHLWLTCDGPCRVVASDTLAMIQSGDPWQGLMDFHRAALDHLAWLQDAEVSRRWGELHAATTGDRTLVGRISAALAAAANEADLLPPVEEDPLLAACRVVGGELGIEVHAPRKATDDDRPGGGTTLEEIARSSGFHARQVVLPRGWTGRGGEPLLASLDDAEGRPQPVALIPGLDRGRGRFAARRYDLYDPATDRREPIRRDQAARLSRTAWTFYRTLPDGPLTLRDLARFARRGVSREVRLVLAMAALGGLLGLAMPVGAGVLVDQVIPEVGISAQGRVRLASLCLLLAAMAVATAIFEVVEGMALLRIEGKVVPAVLPAVWDRLLRLPTRFFAGFSSGDLAVRTLGLGVVLRKVSGAMASALVGGLFSLSNLALLFWYSWRLASICTALIALMALTILLLLAGQLRQEARIRQVEGSIIGFLFEVVGGIAKLRTAGAENRAFARWSDLYGEQLGLMIKARRFANRLHRFLAVFPMLLAMVVYYGAIRLDPDRLSTGDFLALSIALSNLIASVLAVAYTALGLLDVPPLYERIRPVLETVPEFPAAAPEPLRLNGAIALSGVTFRYPGQETAARVLDGVDLQVRPGEFIAIVGASGSGKSTILRLLLGFEAPDRGSVTYDGRDLATLDIREVRRQIGVVLQDAQLMPGDIFSNIVGFAPGLTMDDAWRAARLAGLDAEIRDMPMKMHTVVGEGGSSLSGGQRQRLLIARALVRSPRILMFDEATSALDNLSQAIVTQSIARELRGVTRVVIAHRLTTVVEADRIYVVKQGRIVQSGRYEQLREEPGAFQELISRQVV from the coding sequence ATGGCAAGCAGCCGCAGGAAGAGGTATCGGCCCGTCCGGACTCCGGTCGTGCTCCAGATGGAGGCGGTCGAGTGCGGGGCCGCCGCGCTCGGGATCATCCTGGAGTATCACGGGCTGTACGTGCCGCTGGATGTGCTCCGGAGCGTCTGCGGGGTCTCGCGGGACGGGAGCAATGCCTACCACATCAAGGAGGCGGCCCGGCATTACGGGATGGACGTGGATGCCTTCCGGAAGTCGGCCGCGGGCATCGACACGCGCCAGCCCCCCTTCATGGTGCTCTGGCAGTGGAACCACTTCCTGGTGGTCGAGGGATTCGCCCGGGGCTGGGTCTACCTGAACGATCCGGCGTGCGGGCGGAGGCGGGTCTCGCGGGAGGAGTTCGCCCGGTACTACAGCGGGATCGCCTTCACGTTCCGGCCGGGGGAGGACTTCCGGCCCGGGGGCCGGCGGCCGAGCACGCTGCCGAGCCTGGCCGGCCGCCTGGCCGGCTCCAAGGCGGCGCTCCTGTTCGTGATCCTCGCGGGGCTGGCGCTGGTGATCCCGTCGCTGGCGGCGGCGGGCTACCAGCGGATCTTCGTGGACGAGATCCTCATCCAGGGCCGGCGGGACTGGCTGGGCCCCCTGCTGCTGGCGATGGGGGCGACCGCCGCGGCCCGCCTCGCGGCGGTGACGCTCCAGCAGGTCTACCTCACCCGGCTGGAGGTGCGCCTGGCCCTCACCGAGGCGGTGCGGTTCCTGCGGCACGTCCTCCGGCTGCCGATCGACTTCTTCCAGCGGCGGTACGCCGGGGACATCGTCGGCCGGGTGGTCAGCACGGCGACCGTGGCCCGGCTGATCTCCGGCGAGCTCGCCACCACGGCCGTGGGCTTCCTGAGCCTGGCCCTCTACGTCGCGGCGATGCTCCCGCAGGACCCGGTCCTGACCGCCGTGGGCGTGGGGATCGGCGGCCTCAACCTGGTCGCGCTGCGATGGTTCAGCCGGCGCCGGATCGACCAGAACCGCGTGATCGAGCAGGTCCGCGGCCGGCTCGCCGGCGGGATCATGTGGGCCGTGCAGGTGATCGAGTCGGTCAAGGCGACCGGCGCGGAGTCCGACCTCCTGGTGCGGTGGACGGGGGAGCAGGCCCGGGTGCTGACCGCCGAGCAGGAGCTCGGCCGGTTCGACGCCGTCTTCGTGGCGATCCCGTCGCTGCTGGCCGCCCTGACCACCGTGGCGGTGCTGGGACTGGGCGGGCGCCGGGTCGCCGCCGGCGTCCTGCCGATCGGGGCGCTGGTGGCCTTCCAGACGCTGCTGGCGAGCTTCCACCAGCCGTTCCGCGACATCGCGCGGCTGGGCTCCCAGGTGCAGGAGCTGCGGGCGGACCTGGATCGGATCGAGGACGTCCGCCACCACGACGCCGACCCGCTGCTCGAGCGCCGCGAGGAGGCGGCCGCGGGCGGCCCGGCGGCGAGCCGGCTTCCCGAAGGAGTCTCCACCGCCCGCCCCGCATCGCCGCGGCTCTCGGGGCGGCTCGAGCTGCGAGACGTCACCTTCAGCTACTTCCGGACGGCGGAGGAGCCGCTGATCCGGGGCTTCTCGATGGTCGTCGAGCCGGGCCAGCGGGTGGCGCTCGTGGGCAGCTCCGGGAGCGGAAAGACGACGATCGCCCGGCTGGTCGCGGGGCTCTACCGGCCCCAGGGGGGCGAGGTCCTGCACGACGGCCGGCCGATCGCGGAGATCCCCCGCCAGGTCTTCGTCAACTCGGTGGCGATGGTGGACGAGCGGATCGCCATGTTCCAGGGCACGGTGCGGGAGAACCTGACGCTCTGGGACGACGAGGTCGCCAGCGGGCGCCTCATCCAGGCCGGCCTCGGCGCGGCCATCCACCTGGACCTGCTCCAGCGCCGGGGGGGCTACGACGCGGCCGTCGCGGAGGGGGCCCGGAACTTCTCCGGCGGGCAGAGGCAGCGGCTGGAGATCGCCCGGGCGCTCGTCCGGGATCCCAGCCTGCTGATCCTGGACGAGGCCACCAGCGCCCTGGACCCGAAGACCGAGCTGATCGTGGACGACCAGCTCCGCCGCCGCGGCTGCACCTGCCTGATCATCGCCCACCGCCTGAGCACGATCCGCGACTGCGACGAGATCATCGTCCTCTCCGGCGGCCGGGTCCTCCAGAGGGGGACGCACGACAGCCTGATCGAGGACGCGGACGGGGAATACGCCCGCCTGCTCGCCGGCCAGGGGCTGCCCGCCGCGCGGCCCGGGAGGGTGGCGATGCACCGACGGGCGCCGGGGCGGGCCGGGGCGAAGGGCATCGCCCCCCGGGCCGCGGCCCCCGCCGGGGTCCCGGCCGGGCCGTTGGCCCCCTCGCCGCCCGCGACCGCCGCGGGGGAAGGGCCGCGGTTCCTCATCGACGAGCTGCGGGCCACGGGCCGGGCGGAGACCGCCGCGGCCAACCGCCCCCTGCCGCTGGACGACCCGGAATCGGTCTGGTGGGTCTCCTCCGGCCAGGTGGACGTCTTCTTCACCGTCCCCGGCCCCGACGGCGGCCCCGGGCGCCGGCGGCACCTCTGCCGGGTGGACGAGGGGGGCTCGATCTTCGCCATCAGCGGCGTCCGGGGCCGCCTCGGCGGCCGCCTCATCGCCGTGGGCGCCGGGGACGCCGACCTCATCCAGTTCCATCGCGGCGACCTGATCCGCCTCAGCTTCGAGGAATCCCTGGCCGAGCAGGTCGCCATCCTGCTCGACGACTGGATCTTCCGCGTCGGGCGGGCCCTCGGCGCCGGGGGCCAGGTGCTGGGCCGGCACGACCTGGCCGCGGGCGTACCGGCCGAGCTGGGGGGCGGGGACCGCTACGGCATCCGGGGCGGCGTCGCCTGGATCCGCCACCTCGACGGGCATTCGCGGTTCCTCGGCCAGGACCCGCTGCCGGTCACCGAGCACCGGGCGCGGTTCCCGATCAGCGAGCACCTGTGGCTCACGTGCGACGGCCCCTGCCGCGTGGTCGCGTCGGACACCCTGGCGATGATCCAGTCCGGCGACCCCTGGCAGGGGCTGATGGACTTCCACCGCGCGGCGCTCGACCACCTGGCGTGGCTGCAGGACGCCGAGGTGTCGCGCCGCTGGGGGGAGCTGCACGCGGCGACCACCGGGGACCGGACGCTGGTGGGGCGGATCTCCGCCGCGCTCGCCGCCGCGGCCAACGAGGCGGACCTCCTGCCGCCGGTCGAGGAGGATCCCCTGCTCGCCGCCTGCCGGGTCGTCGGGGGGGAGCTCGGCATCGAGGTGCACGCGCCCCGGAAGGCGACCGACGACGACCGCCCGGGCGGCGGGACGACGCTCGAGGAGATCGCCCGCTCCTCCGGCTTCCACGCCCGACAGGTCGTCCTGCCCCGCGGCTGGACCGGACGCGGCGGCGAGCCCCTGCTGGCGTCCCTGGACGATGCCGAGGGCCGGCCCCAGCCGGTCGCGCTGATACCCGGCCTCGACCGCGGCCGAGGCCGGTTCGCCGCCCGCCGATACGACCTCTACGACCCGGCCACGGACCGCCGCGAGCCGATCCGCCGCGACCAGGCCGCGCGGCTCTCCCGGACCGCCTGGACGTTCTACCGGACCCTCCCGGACGGCCCGCTGACCCTCCGCGACCTCGCCCGATTCGCCAGGCGGGGCGTCTCCCGCGAGGTCCGCCTGGTCCTGGCGATGGCGGCGCTCGGCGGCCTGCTCGGCCTGGCCATGCCGGTCGGCGCCGGGGTCCTCGTGGACCAGGTCATCCCCGAGGTCGGCATCTCCGCGCAGGGCCGCGTCCGCCTGGCCTCCCTCTGCCTGCTGCTGGCCGCGATGGCCGTGGCCACGGCCATCTTCGAGGTCGTCGAGGGCATGGCCCTGCTCCGGATCGAGGGCAAGGTCGTCCCCGCCGTCCTGCCGGCGGTCTGGGACCGCCTGCTGCGGCTCCCCACCCGCTTCTTCGCCGGCTTCTCCTCGGGCGACCTCGCCGTCCGGACCCTCGGCCTGGGGGTCGTCCTCCGCAAGGTCTCCGGCGCCATGGCGTCGGCCCTCGTCGGCGGGCTCTTCAGCCTCTCCAACCTCGCCCTCCTCTTCTGGTATAGCTGGCGTCTCGCCTCCATCTGCACGGCCCTGATCGCGCTGATGGCCCTGACGATCCTCCTCCTGCTCGCCGGCCAGCTCCGCCAGGAGGCGCGGATCCGCCAGGTCGAGGGTTCGATCATCGGCTTCCTGTTCGAGGTCGTCGGCGGCATCGCCAAGCTGCGCACCGCCGGCGCCGAGAACCGCGCCTTCGCCCGCTGGTCGGACCTCTACGGCGAGCAGCTCGGCCTCATGATCAAGGCCCGCCGGTTCGCCAACCGGCTGCACCGATTCCTCGCCGTCTTCCCGATGCTCCTGGCGATGGTCGTCTATTACGGCGCGATCCGCCTGGACCCCGACCGCCTGAGCACCGGGGACTTCCTGGCGCTCTCGATCGCGCTATCCAACCTGATCGCCTCGGTCCTGGCCGTGGCCTACACGGCGCTCGGGCTGCTCGACGTCCCGCCGCTCTACGAGCGGATCCGGCCGGTCCTGGAGACGGTCCCGGAGTTCCCCGCCGCCGCGCCGGAGCCGCTGCGGCTGAACGGGGCGATCGCCCTCAGCGGGGTGACGTTCCGCTATCCCGGGCAGGAGACCGCGGCGCGGGTGCTCGACGGCGTGGACCTCCAGGTCCGCCCCGGCGAGTTCATCGCCATCGTCGGCGCCTCGGGCTCGGGCAAGTCCACGATCCTCCGGCTGCTGCTCGGCTTCGAGGCCCCGGACCGCGGCTCGGTCACCTACGACGGCCGCGACCTCGCGACGCTGGACATCCGCGAGGTCCGCCGCCAGATCGGGGTCGTCCTCCAGGACGCCCAGCTCATGCCGGGCGACATCTTCAGCAACATCGTCGGCTTCGCCCCGGGCCTCACCATGGACGACGCCTGGCGGGCCGCCCGGCTCGCCGGCCTGGACGCGGAGATCCGGGACATGCCCATGAAGATGCACACGGTCGTCGGCGAGGGGGGCTCCAGCCTCTCCGGCGGGCAGAGGCAGCGGCTCCTGATCGCCCGCGCCCTGGTCCGCAGCCCCCGGATCCTGATGTTCGACGAGGCCACCAGCGCGCTGGACAACCTCTCCCAGGCGATCGTCACCCAAAGCATCGCCCGGGAGCTCCGCGGCGTCACCCGCGTCGTCATCGCCCACCGCCTGACCACCGTCGTCGAGGCCGACCGCATCTACGTGGTCAAGCAGGGCCGGATCGTCCAGTCCGGCCGCTACGAGCAGCTCCGGGAAGAGCCGGGCGCCTTCCAGGAGCTGATCAGCCGCCAGGTCGTCTAG
- a CDS encoding NHLP bacteriocin system secretion protein: MTEPAIAPQSPADAPSDASTVALEQLDTLVRVTTIQAWISLGTLFAVCAAALAFAFVYRVPKKVTGEGILLIKKDRLAQVRALGTGRIDELGVVLGAEVTEGQALGRIIQDDLQDTIREAAERIRALEREDQKLTEFEGDERATQERAIGRLRDAINATVANSTRALDIARKIVQGSERLRLIRQLSNLDYLKDRQQVYSIQKDVDDGQSRLKELELTQLVAENQRAKLKLQRQLEISKLKTKLTLDQAKFDRTSQIVSHASGRVAQILSARDEYVREGQPVILLSSPKGTRPGLDDVGKPYESIVFVPAGEGKKIDEGNAVEIMPATVKREEHGFLKGKVVAVSELPATRLAMEAALQHPDLVETFLKRYAPGVLLRVHVELERAPAQDAAGVGHDSTPPDRNNPFVWSSSSGSGQHLKTGTLCDAAIVVEEQRLISLVVPWIKKTLGWH; encoded by the coding sequence ATGACCGAGCCCGCCATCGCCCCCCAGTCGCCCGCCGACGCCCCGTCCGACGCGTCGACGGTGGCCCTCGAGCAGCTCGACACCCTGGTCCGGGTGACGACCATCCAGGCCTGGATCTCGCTCGGCACCCTCTTCGCGGTCTGCGCGGCGGCCCTGGCCTTCGCCTTCGTCTACCGCGTCCCCAAGAAGGTGACCGGCGAAGGCATCCTGCTCATCAAGAAGGACCGGCTGGCGCAGGTCCGGGCCCTGGGTACCGGGCGGATCGACGAGCTCGGCGTGGTCCTGGGCGCGGAGGTCACGGAGGGCCAGGCCCTCGGCCGCATCATCCAGGATGACCTCCAGGACACGATCCGGGAGGCGGCCGAGCGGATCCGCGCGCTCGAGCGCGAGGACCAGAAGCTCACCGAGTTCGAGGGCGACGAGCGGGCGACCCAGGAGCGGGCCATCGGGCGCCTCAGGGACGCCATCAACGCGACCGTCGCGAATTCCACGCGGGCGCTCGACATCGCCCGGAAGATCGTCCAGGGATCGGAGCGACTCCGGCTCATCAGGCAGCTCTCGAACCTCGACTACCTGAAAGACCGGCAGCAGGTGTACTCGATCCAGAAGGACGTCGACGACGGCCAGTCCCGGCTCAAGGAGCTCGAGCTGACGCAGCTCGTCGCCGAGAACCAACGTGCCAAGCTCAAGCTCCAGCGGCAGCTCGAGATCAGCAAGCTCAAGACCAAGCTCACGCTGGATCAGGCCAAGTTCGACCGCACCTCGCAGATCGTCAGCCACGCGAGCGGGAGGGTGGCGCAGATCCTCTCCGCCCGGGACGAGTACGTCCGGGAGGGGCAGCCGGTGATCCTCCTCTCCTCGCCCAAGGGGACGCGGCCGGGCCTGGACGACGTGGGCAAGCCCTACGAGTCCATCGTCTTCGTGCCCGCCGGGGAGGGGAAGAAGATCGACGAGGGGAACGCCGTCGAGATCATGCCCGCGACGGTGAAGCGGGAAGAGCACGGGTTCCTCAAGGGCAAGGTCGTCGCCGTCTCCGAGCTGCCCGCCACGCGCCTGGCCATGGAGGCGGCGCTCCAGCATCCGGACCTCGTGGAGACCTTCCTGAAGCGATACGCCCCGGGGGTCCTGCTCCGCGTCCACGTCGAGCTCGAGAGGGCCCCGGCGCAGGACGCGGCCGGCGTGGGCCACGACTCGACGCCGCCGGACCGAAACAACCCCTTCGTCTGGTCCTCCTCGTCGGGGTCCGGCCAGCACCTCAAGACCGGCACCCTCTGCGACGCCGCCATCGTGGTGGAGGAACAGCGACTCATCTCGCTGGTCGTCCCCTGGATCAAGAAGACGCTCGGCTGGCATTGA